The genomic DNA CACCTGCGCAATATCAGCGCCAAGCTGCACGCCAGCAACCGCACCCAGGCGGTCGCGATCGCGCGCCAGCTCGGCCTGCTCTGAAGCTGCGACTCAGATTCCGATGAATTCGGTGAATTCCGCCAGCGGCGCGCGTTCGGCGCGCAGCTGGTTGGCGGGCGCCTCGGGGTCCTCGTAGCCGATCGCCATGCCGCTGAACAGCATGCGTTCGGCCGGCAGCGACAGGAACTGGGCAACGGTCTGCGGATACATCGCCCAGCACTCCTGCGCGCAGCTGTCCAGGCCTTCCTCGCGCAGCAGCAGCATCACCGTCTGCAGGTACATGCCCAGGTCCGACCATTGCGGCGGGCCCATGCGCCGGTCCACCGTGCAGAACAGCGCCAGCGGCGCGCCGAAGAAAGTGAAGTTGCTGGCGAACTGCGCCAGCCGCCGCGCCTTGTCCTGGCGCGGGATGCCGAGGTGGTGGTAGAGCGCCTCGCCCACCTGGAAGCGGCGCTCGCGGTAGGGCGAGACCAGTTCGCGCGGATAGATGTCGTACTCG from Cupriavidus taiwanensis includes the following:
- a CDS encoding nitroreductase yields the protein MKVSQAVASRKSVRGFLPRAVAPDAIRRVLDAAARAPSGGNLQPWHIHVVGGEALQRLLGIMQARIAEAPTGETREYDIYPRELVSPYRERRFQVGEALYHHLGIPRQDKARRLAQFASNFTFFGAPLALFCTVDRRMGPPQWSDLGMYLQTVMLLLREEGLDSCAQECWAMYPQTVAQFLSLPAERMLFSGMAIGYEDPEAPANQLRAERAPLAEFTEFIGI